Proteins co-encoded in one Brassica rapa cultivar Chiifu-401-42 chromosome A02, CAAS_Brap_v3.01, whole genome shotgun sequence genomic window:
- the LOC103848432 gene encoding uncharacterized protein LOC103848432 isoform X1 has product MVAHTRHTMHTEEYDEVYEEERTTEYNAILDEEDRLIHHSSWKRNAPSMERKVSTSIDTHPHQTGRKRASTDISYFSLIDTGVDRIREGDYSIGSWADDHHQESYVVETKFMNQEQINFMRVSHIRNFLTCKNIVKQINNEQKLLGERTRFSHSIDKANRPSIDNKPPSSISILPQPSSNVRKNPNYDNQYLTHDEFGISRDQDGYARAIDGHQLQVSRENIANILQLMEHIISSCNNAPSQHISRRLQKSSMTQLDMIMDQPADGDRDGEFRDDPAEEDDVLTIPKGPITRARARKLKEAIGGLIRKSLEQEECLGGSLILQDTLITIQAILPSS; this is encoded by the coding sequence ATGGTAGCACACACCAGACACACCATGCATACGGAGGAGTATGATGAAGTTTATGAGGAGGAACGAACTACAGAGTACAATGCCATTCTTGATGAGGAAGATAGACTTATCCACCATTCCTCTTGGAAAAGGAATGCGCCGTCGATGGAAAGAAAAgtctcaacatcgatcgacactcatcCCCATCAGACAGGCCGAAAACGAGCATCGACCGACATTTCCTACTTCTCATTGATCGACACTGGAGTTGACCGTATACGAGAAGGAGATTACTCGATTGGCAGTTGGGCAGATGATCACCATCAAGAAAGCTATGTAGTAGAAACAAAATTCATGAACCAGGAGCAGATAAACTTCATGAGGGTTTCACATATAAGGAACTTCTTAACATGCAAAAACATTGTGAAACAGATCAACAACGAGCAAAAGCTACTGGGGGAAAGAACACGTTTCAGCCATTCTATCGACAAAGCCAACcgcccatcgatcgacaacaaacCTCCATCATCAATCAGCATCCTTCCGCAACCATCATCCAATGTAAGAAAAAACCCTAATTATGATAACCAGTATCTAACAcatgatgaatttggtatttccAGGGACCAAGATGGCTACGCAAGAGCAATAGATGGCCATCAACTGCAAGTATCCAGAGAGAACATTGCAAATATTCTTCAACTAATGGAGCATATAATCTCTTCATGCAACAACGCACCGTCCCAGCACATCAGCAGAAGGTTACAAAAGAGTTCTATGACACAGcttgatatgatcatggaccagccagctgatggagatagagatggaGAGTTTAGAGATGATCcggctgaagaagatgatgtctTAACCATTCCTAAAGGTCCCATAACTCGAGCCAGAGCcaggaaactcaaagaagctattggaggactaatcaggaagtctttggagcaagaagaatgtcttggaggaagcttgatacttcaagatacacttatcaccattcaagccatcttaccatcaagctga